Proteins found in one Triticum urartu cultivar G1812 chromosome 4, Tu2.1, whole genome shotgun sequence genomic segment:
- the LOC125554536 gene encoding uncharacterized protein LOC125554536, with the protein ITFDHQDYSRSIRNAGWTALILDPIIDGLHFTQVLMDGGSGLNLLYQDTICKMGMDPTKIHHSNTSFQGVTPGPDAHCTGSLLLEVMFGSPDNFRREKLTFHIAPFSSSYQALLGREAFARFNAIPHYASLTLKMPGPRGIISLKGNIEPRTRLGESGANI; encoded by the exons atcaccttcgaccatcaggattactctagaagtatccggaatgcaggctggactgccctgaTATTAGATCCGATAATCGACGGACTCCACTTTACacaagtcctgatggacggcggcagtggtctaaacctgctatatcaggacacaatctgCAAAATGGGGATGGACCCAACAAAAATTCACCATAGCAACACttcctttcaaggagtaacgccaggcccggatgcccatTGCACGGGTTCTCTCctgctagaagttatgttcggctcccccgataacttccgccgcgaaaaactaaccttccacatcgccccattttcaagtagctatcaagcactactgggacgcgaagctttcgcccgctttaacgcaataccgcattatgcatctcttacgcttaagatgcccggtccacgaggcatcatctcactAAAGGGAAATATCGA accacggacacggctaggcGAGTCTGGAGCAAATATATAA